The Eleginops maclovinus isolate JMC-PN-2008 ecotype Puerto Natales chromosome 18, JC_Emac_rtc_rv5, whole genome shotgun sequence genome segment ATTAATAAGTAAAAAGTTATGCTGACTCCCACCatgcttattttatttgtattcttatgACCCGTGTGTATTCTCATGTGTACcatctctgttcctgtgttatTCTGATGCTGCTAAAGAATCTGATTTTCCCTACGGGGATCAATAACTACCTCTATCACGGCTACATCTGCACTgctctccactttgaatatagTATTTGCCatattttcttatatttgaCTGTTTCTCACATATGTagattttgaataaatattctacttgttttttttatttgttacaatTGGCTTGAAGTAGgtttttaaaatagcttttataTAAGtactattttttaaaaacgtatCCTTCTTGGGCCGGAAACCAGGGTTTGTATATAGAATAAATGTtacatggtttttcttttttatacacGTTGCCTATTTATTCTCAGCTCTCATTCCGGAGTTTGTAATTATTTGAGCAGTGGAAAGACTATCAAAGAAGGTTTTGGGGAGTTTTACTTAGTCTACACCAAGTTAAAATAAggtattttgcttttaaatattcaCTTCTAAGTCTAACTGGAATGTCATTTCGAGGTCAGAAAAGGTTTtgttataaaacacattcagaacaaAATACTACACGACTCAACAGTCCTTACTCCTCTCTCCTGTGTACATGTCCTCAAAGGCAAATTCCATGTCCCTCTGGTAGTCCTCTGCTGTCTCCTGTCTCTTATAGAGAGGCTGGAAGATCTGAGCAGGCATCTGGAAcacctgctgcctcctcctcagCAGGTCTGTCTGCTGCATGTGCTCCAGTTCAACAAGCAAGCGCTCACGATCCTAAAGAGAAAAATGCcataacaataatatatatatataatcactTATTCACCCATTGTCTCTTTTTAGAAGTTACAAGTCACCTGATATAAGGTTTTATTATAGTACAGATAATTTAAtgagggacttttttttttttacagggatTTTTGGACACACAACACACGTGTCTATGTTTTAATGTGTCAATTATTCAGATATAGTATGCCTTAATCAGTCCCACAGGGGGGAAATGCAAGGTGTTTTATCAAAActggcatagcaggtaaaaaaaagtgatatagTCTTTACATAAGAAGTCTATCTTTCTACTATGACGTTGTCCCGCTGTCAGTCAACAGTGTCTTCACCACAGTGATGGCAAGTAGCTTTGGAGCATATCATTTGTCAGACACATGTGAACAATGTTGCCGTGTATCTGTGAGTTTTACCTGCACCAGATGTTCCCTCCTCAGAGCCTGCTTCCCTCTGAGACGAGCCTTCTCAAGCTGCTCCTCTCGCCtcctcatttcctcctcctttaAATCCTGCAGCCTCCGCCCCTCCAGTTCAGCTCCCTCCTGGGCACTAGGCTGATGACACAAGTACAGGCTAGACATcacacacaggagagggagaaacaaaGCATGGGGTTGTGTCCATACAATAATCAGAGGGCCTAcctgctctgtctctgcctcACGGTCCACTGCGCTTTCAGGCATGTGATAATGCGTGGCTGCGAAAGCACTCACATCAGATTTCTTCACTACATGTGGCTTCTTGAAATCAATGTTCTGCTTGAACAAAAAGACAATGTTACCATGACTACAACAAGCACCTGTGCAACATGAAAGGTAtgcgtttttattttgtaaaatttgCAAGGCTGTTCACTTCACTGGTCAGCTTGTAAATCCAGGTGTATTATCAGGCCAACAAGAATTCCGTGCTACTCATGATGGGGAGATCACCTGAATTGGGTGTGGGGGAGGCTTAGGGAGACTGGCCACTTTTGCTGatctttccttttctgtctgAAGTGCCTTCTTCCTGGCCATGGTGGATCTacatataaacaaatgaataaacttGTTGTTCAGTTAATTTTGATAaaaattaatgaaaatgtttttcgAGCAATTATCTTTGCTGCTCACCGGCTTTGCCCCTCATGGTCTTTAAGCCTCTGTGTTTTGAGCTCCTTCAGGGCTTCCCGGTAACGCTCCTCTGCCTTGACGttattttcctcctccctctgagTTATGGCTTCTAAGTCGGGTTCCTTAGAAAAAATTAAAATTACCAAAGAAATATTAAATGATTCGGAAAACACATTCATCTTCATGTGATGGACTCGATCACAATATGGTTTCATCTGTTCCTCGTCCTGGTGATAATCTCAGGTTCAGTGTCAACAAACTAAACAGTGACTAAATTTGAAAGGTCAGTTTTAGCTTCAAAGCGTGTATTGTGTTCACATCCGCAACAGAAGATCTAGTTATTGAAGACAGGGTATAGCTTTTGTAatcttacattttcttttgcacTCCTGTGTCCCTGACCGAGCAGCTGGAGGCTCTCCTGGTATAATCTCTGCAGTGTGTGACATTTTTCCCTCTGCTGTTGCTCCCAGTCCTCCCTCAGATCCTTCTCCAGCTGCTCCAGCTCATGCTGGCGTCTCCGCTCAACCTCTCTGCGGATCTGTAGCGAGATATACCGCTGCTGCTCCCGCACCTGGaagtcaatgcaaaatatgaatacatgCCCAGTCTGACGTTTAAGAACCATTTCATTTATCACCTGTCGCTCAGATTTCTGAATGTTTGGAAGTGACATTTAGGAAAGCACAATACTAAAAAGGTGGCTTTCTATGAAGCCATGGGTCAAAGTCCCTTATTGgattcattttcacacacatttggagTTGATTACCGTTGGTGGCTATTAGACTGaagataaatacattcaaactaTGCCAAAAAGTTACATAGTGCAGTAGTGACTAACATTGAGTCTGAGGTGAACCTTTAATATACCAGGTCAGACTTATTTACACATcctttatgaaataaaatgtccagACTACTCGTCAGTGCAGTCTTTTGTTAATTCAAACTTACTTTTTTGCCTGAAATTGTGTTAACTACATGATATAGGGAAAATTAACGTTTAACTTCCTGATTCACCATGTAAATATGACTCAAACATAGTAAAGGGTTACTAGTTTAATTATATGTAATTCACTTAGTATCTCACTAACCAACATTACATATTCACTTTCTTAAAGCAGTAATTATTTCTGTACAGTGTTTCTTTGTCCTCTTCGGGTTTTCAGATGTCTGCCTTTTCTGCAGTCTGTTTGAGTAAAGTTCCACAGCATGGCCTTACCTGCTGAATCCgcagcttcctcctcctctcgtgCTCTTCTCGTATTATCCGAGCCTCTTCGTTCGGGCTGAGTCTTAATTTAACCActttcctcttcattttcttttaaatgtactattAGACATTCCCTACAAAGCTAACAACAGGTAGCATCTCCGTTAGCCATGGGAGTTGTTATTGGCTAGTTAGCACGTTGTTGAAGGCATCAACCAACAGCATGATTTAATCAACAGTTATTTAAGGGTAGGTTTACATTGAGCATTCTTTAGGAAAATACCCAAGAAAGCTCCGACAGGAGCACAAATCCATGTCGTATCTATTGTTTTATCAGCAGAAAGCCATGCCAACCCAAACAAACAGGGAGTTATTGTCCTAAATAACGTCACATCCGGTAGTTTAAACCGCCCGCCTTACACGTTCCGTTGGTACCTAACAGACTGAACATCGTTCCTATCCGCAATGTTTGCGTCTGTAACAATTAAACCTACCCCTATTACATTACACTGCTGATTGTTTTCATCAAAACGTGATACGACATGAACATATGTTTCATAAAGTACCTAAACTGTTAAGTTGTTATAACCATACAAATCTGATTCAGAAAAATTTGAGATTTGTAACTGTAGGGAGGGAGTGAGACATGTACTATAATTGAATATTTGACCAATACAGGATTAATTCCTAGAATACAGCCACTTTTCCCCCCTTCTTTAATTGAATGAATTAAAGAAATTGTCTTTCAGTCTTGCAGGTACACACTCCGGTACAGAAGGTGGCAGCATGCAGCTTTAACCGTTGGTTTGCAGCCCGCCATATACCCATTGGCGTAACGCTAGGGGGCAGCAGAGTGCACTGCagttggttgtgtgtgtggagagtgAAGAATAAACCATTCATATCTGTACTGGAAATAATATTCCACTCGAGTGAAATACCTTTATGTACTTGTGACCGGTGCATGCTATAGGTAAGAATTACACGAATAATGTTGTCATTCTTATGACTGCTTTTGAGATCTCGTTCTTACATTTGTCCATTAAGATTAGCAAGTGGCTAACGCTAGCAAGCTTTGCTAGCTAGAATCTGAAATACACAATTGAATGCTGTTAGCTAGCAACAATTGGTACGTTATTTATACAGCTATTTGATTATTTAGAAATAACCCTAATAAGTAAACAGAACTGTAAAAATACAGCACTATATGTACAATGTCATACTGCATTCGAAACATTAAAATCCTTACAGAAAAAAgtagtgcagtaaaaagtaGAACATTCTCTGACATAGCGATGCACAAGAGGAACATATTCAAGTTAAGTACACGTATCTCAAATGTGTCATTaagagtacttgagtaaatgtacttagttacatttcACCACTCGGACAAGGAAATCATCCAAGTATTAAAATGCCTAAGTGGCTATCAGCCTTGTCTGAACATGACAGTAAACATTTATGAAGTTCATTTTTATTAAGTCATCTCTTTTCAGACTGGCTTTAGAAAATTTCAAATGCAGTAATCCACTCGGCTGAATGTCCTACATGTCCTGTTCTCTACAGGTGCCTCTGACAGTTTGATGATTGACCTCTCTGCTTGTCTCCCTTGTATCAGCCTAGTCATCATGTCTGGAGGTTCAGCAGTGAGGGTCAGCATCGAGTCTACCTGTGAGAAGCAGGTGCAGGAAGTGGCCCTTGATGGAACAGAAACATAtgtccctcctctctccatGTCCCAGAACCTGGCAAAGTTGGCACAAAGAATTGACTTCAGCCAGGGATCTGACTCCGAGGAGGATGGGGTCGAAGGCGAAACCAGGGACCGAGAGTGGAACAagcaggagacagaggaagaggaaggtaACATATAAAGgacatttaaaggaaaacatgaGATAAACATTGCATTAGAGATGTTGTCAATTCAGtgatttcttttatatatatatacaataagcTTCAACCTGGGATTGTGTTTTAGAATAAAAcctgatttgtgtttttctccaacAGGAACAGTGAAGTTCCAGCCGTCTCTTTGGCCCTGGGACTCTGTGCGTAACAACCTGCGCAGCGCCCTGACGGAGATGTGTGTGCTCCACGACGTGCTCAGTGTGGTGAAGGAGAAAAAGTACATGGCTTTAGACCCAGTGTCTCAGGATCCAGCAGCTAACAAGGTAAACTGAGGAATATCATAATCACTGCTGTCCTTTACAGCTGCAGTCCACCCCAAAATccaaagtatatatttttgcaCGCGTAATTCTTAACaatgttttggtgcatgtagtgaagaaaaacacaagtaatTGAGTAATCCGGTCATGATTTCTGagaatacattacatttgtgtAGTTTAGTTCTCACACCAAAACAATCTAGATTGATAAATAGCACTGCTGATAAGAGcgaaaatataaaacatttgacatAAATACTTTCAATGCATAACAGCATTTTTTGCCTTGTGCAGACCCCTCAAGTCTTCCAGCTGATCAGTAAAAAGAAGTTATTGGGCACAGCAGCACAGCTCCTCCTGAAGGGAGCAGAGAAGCTCAGTAAGTCAGTAGCAGAGAACCAAGAGAACAGGAGGCAGAGGGACTTCAACTCGGAGCTTCTACGCCTCCGCTCCCAGTGGAAACTACGCAAGGTGGGAGACAAGATCCTGGGAGACCTGAGCTACCGCAGCGCAGGTGAGAACACCTCTGATATAGACTTCTAAGGGCTTGTTCAAAGactcaaaggctttattgtcatatgcacagtagctacagtgtagatatggaaATACAAGtctgaagtcccaggctcctccagcaATGCAACATAGTCTATATAAGagccaaaacaataaaacacattaaaaaaacaataaaatagtgcaagaaaaaACAGAATAGAATAAATAGTGCAAGACCACTGTGCAAGAAATGCAGATGAAGTGAACTATtaacatgtcagaaaataaataaatacaataaccTAAATAACGCAGATAATGTTGTAAGTGACCAAGTAAATACCAGGAGTCTATACACATGTAAACAGAATAAGAtaaacaagaacagaatgtaaaatgaaatgttttgaatatttacCCATGCAGGTTCCCTTTTTCCTCACCACGGCACGTTTGAGGTGATCAAGAACACAGATATTGATCTGGACAAAAAGACCCCGGAGGACTACTGCCCCCTAGATGTGCAGATCCCCAGTGATTTGGAAGGATCTGCTTATAtcaaggtaaaaataaaaaacacaactcatGTTTTTTCCATGAGAGGTAACAAGGAAACATCTGTGTGGATTTGACTTTGCAAGCAGTGATTAGCATCTGGAGCTCATTGATAACACATTTCTCACTCACTCAACTCatgagaggaaaataaacaggaaaacgAATGAGATTTCTTGAAGCACCTGTGAACATCAGAGTTAGTAATGCAGAGCGATTTGGTGGATTTCCTGTAGTCCAGCTAAAGCTCTttctatttgtttaattgtgaCGTCTAATGTGTTCCAGAATTGTGTTGTTGTAAAACTCAAGTGCGGTTTATGTCTTCAGGTGTCCATCCAGAAACAATCTCCAGACATTGGTGATCTGGGGACTGTCAACCTGTTCAGGAGACCTCCAAAAACCAAAGCAGGTATGGTTCAATCCCAACCCAGAGTTGCAAATCATTGAAAGCATTAATGTTATTTCTGGGATTgtcttgctctctttttctcttcatccCGCATATTCCCTCATCACCTAAACTCTTTTTGTCCTGCGCTCATCTCTTCTCCATCTTTTTCATTTGCTCCTCTGAACCCAGGCACCCAGCAGTGGCATGTGAAGCTCGAGGCGGCTCAGAACGTTTTGCTGTGTAAGGAGATCTTCGCCCAGCTGTCGAGAGAAGCCGTCCAGATTAAATCCCAGATCCCTCACATCGTTGTGAAGAATCAGATCATCTCACAGCCCTTCCCAGGTCACAACGCTGAggacatgttttgtttgacGTTTTCACAAGAACATCACTGTTTGTCGCCTGTAAAACACTGAAGTGTATCACTATAGGCCTGTGCTATGTTGTATTATTTCTACATTAGGACCCATAGTGAAAAGGGGACAATAGACAGAATAACATTTTGCCATCTGTGTGTCTGGAgcctgtttcctctctgtatAGGGGCATAAAACAAATCTACTGTTTGTTCCTCTATAGGACTGCAGCTGTCCATCTCACTCTGCCACTCCACGGGGGAGAAGAAGAACCATCGAGCATCTCCAGAGAAACCCAAACCAGACGACCACCTTTACGTACTGGAACACAATCTGCATCAGATGATGAGAGAGGTGAGACACTGAAGCCACCCTGCATGTAAAGCTGTGTTCAAATCACATATATTGATTCAGCAGTGATGTTAGTCGATAAATAACAAGAATGGAGCCGGGGAGATTccaaaagacattttgaaacaatttGACCATTCTGTACTTTGTCCACCTGAGAGTAGtgatacatgtgtttttaactGCAAAATATCTGGGGCATATCATCTTTTGTTCACAATTGttcaaaaaaaatgaaattgtaaGTGAACTTAGTCAACAGTTTAACTTCAGTTCAGTCTTTATTGTCCTGTTAGGaaagttaaacaaacaaaaacaccacattctttttctgctcatttttctGCGCAATTTTTGGTCATGGTAAGATACATCCTGCAAAACATTCAAACCAGGAAAAATACTGCCCTAAATATATCTAGAAAAACTACCACGAGCACCagtcttttatttcttttaactgCTTACATTTGAACCAATTCTCTGAATTAACGACGTCTCCTCTTGTACAGTTCCACAAGCAGCAGCTGAGCTCTGTGGTGATGCCTCATCCTGCCAGCGCCCCCTTTGGCCACAAACGCATGCGCCTCGCGGGGCCCCTGGCCTACGACAAAGCTGAGATCTCTAACCTGCAGCAGAATGAGGGCCTTCTGGAGAAGATCATCAAACAGGCCAAACACATCTTCCTACGGAGCAGGTAGCTTTAATCTTACCAgctgttattttctttcttttgttaaaGAAATGATGCTTAATTTACAGTGTAATTGCAGTATGTTACTTACAGAAAGTTTACCATTCGtgcaatttattaaaaaataacattttgaaggaAAAATACAGATGTATGTACAGGTATTCAAATGTACTTCAAACGCAGGTAGAATTCAGACTATAACATATATAGCATATTATTGATTGTAAACCCCTattaaaaatggaaacattaaatataaaaagaataattaagatatatatatataaagagagagatatgtgtatatctatatatatatatatgtagatatagatatatatatatatatatatatatatctacatatatatatatatctatatctacatatagatatatatatatatatatgtagatatagatatatattagtgatgcgcgggctggcccaaaacccgtgggtccgcgggtcgggcgggccgggttgttttttccgtggaaaatgcgggtagcgggcgggtcgggtaaaaatcgcaattattccagctattatagttatatgtatccgttcatatgcttgtcttttgtgtaaggataaaatggggttttctccctctcttcccgctccgtctcatgcaccgcacacaggcagcacgtcagaaggcagcagcaagctgcgagctatgcctcctgtcaatcatttgtttagcgaaaataatagcctgccgtgcatctcctcataattgtgagcaaaacccctcgtcaataggcctaccgtttggcaaatcacgacgtaaactcactggtatctttttttttttcttctcccattttcgcgggttgggtcgggttgggttaaaaaatcagagcgtaattttgcgggtcgggcggtgcggattggctgtcacgatgggttgggttggtgcgggggttaaaaatccttaacccgcgcatcactaatatatatatatctatatgaAACTCCCTTACGATTTCCACGTTTGGCCAGTAGATGGTGCACTTTGTCTTTCGCTCATCGTAATTTAAACTCAGGACAAAACAGTATATGAACAAGCTAAGAACTGTTGGTTTTAAAATGCTGAGTGACGTCCTGTATAAGCTTTATTTTTTAGCCCGTTATTTAaatttgtgtaaatgtttgtgaCCATCAGGACGGCGCGGACCATCGACAGCCTGGCCAGCCGCATAGAAGACCCCCAGATCCAGGCTCACTGGTCCAACATCAACGATGTGTACGAGTCCAGCGTCAAGGTGCTCATCACCTCTCAGGGCTACGAACAGATCTGCAAGTAAGtggatgagagggaggaaggataGAGGAAGAACCTGAGCAGGAAGGTGTTTGCCGCTGGCAACATAATAGAAATACACTACCCGGCCAAAAAAAGCTCACCACCCagatttaactaagcaaatacGTAAGAGCCTCTCATTgaataattactgcatggggGATTATGTTTCTGCTGGCAACAAGTTAtcaaccctaactgatgcagtgagtagcttctcatttgttaaacagtcatgtggaaagacatatcctgtggtcgtggaaaagacgttaatctgtttcagaagggtcacaTTATTGGCacgcatcaagcagagaaaacatctaagagattgctgaaactactaacatcaggttaagaactgtccaacacattattaaaaactggaaggacagtggggaaacatcgtcttccaggaaggaatgtggtcggaaacAAATCTTcaatgatcgtgatcggcgatcacttaaacgtttggtggAATACAATTGTAGAAAAACgacagtagaactcacggctatgtttaatagtgaaagtaagagcatttctacacacacaatgcgaagggaactcgagggattgggactaaacagctgtgtagccgtaagaaaagcacttgtcagtgaggctaatcggaaaAAATGGattcaatttgctagggagcgtaaagattggactctggagcaatggaagaaggtcatgtggactgatgagtccagattcacCCTGTTCCAGACTGATGGACACATCAAGGGAAGAAGAGAGgtggctgaagtgatgcacccatcatgcctagtgcctactcTACAAACCTGTGGgtgcagtgctatgatctggggatgctgcagtgggtctggtctaggttcagcaacgtgcccaaagaatgaggtcagctgactacctgaatatactgaaggaccaggttattccatcaatggatttgttcCTCCTGATGGCACGGGCTGTTCCAAGATGCCAGGgtccatcgggctcagattgtgaaagagtggttcagggagcatgagacgtcattttcacacatggattggcccccacagagtccagacctgaaccccattgagaatctttgggatgtgctggagaagactttgcacagtggtccgaatctcgcgtcatcaatacaagatcttggcgaaaaattcatgcaagacagaaataaaagttgtgacattgcagaagcttgtggaaacgatgccacagcgaatgcgtgccgtaatcaaagctaaaggcggtccaacaatattagagtgtgtgaccgtttttttggccgggcagtgtacgTCACTCGAAAAGCTGCCTCCTGTTTAGGAACCGATCTTTTTTTAGGGATGCATATCATGAATGTTTTTAAGCGGATACAATATCCTtgaatttctctttttttccacaaagAATTGAATCACTTTATTTGTTGGTGGActgctgttatttttaatgcatgGGGGAGAAGtactgaaacacaaatacatgaaacaaaaagtcaaaagCATTCCTCAATATTTAGCTCAAATGTTGAATCCTCACCGGCCAAGTGTCTGACCAGTGCagctcaaagtgtgtgtgtgtgtgtgtgtgtgtgtgtgtgtgtgtgtgtgtgtgtgtgtgtgtgtgtgtgtgtgtgtgtgtgtgtgtgtgtgtgtgtgtgtgtgtgtgtgtgtgtgtgtgtgtgtgtgtgtgtgtgtgtgtgtgtgtgtttgtgtgtctctgtctgtctgtctgtctgtgtgtttgtgtgtgtgtgtgtaggtccaTCCAGCTGCAGCTGAACATTGGAGTGGAGCAGATCAGGGTGGTGCACAGAGACGGACGGGTGGTCACACTGTCACACCAGGAACAGGAACTGCAGGACTTCCTCCTCTCACAGGTATCTCAGTTCCCtcatacgtgtgtgtgcgtgcgtgtgtgtggtgcaTACAGAAGTAAATGAATGTTCATTTTGCCAGAACACAGAGCTCCGCACAAGTTGGTTTTCAGGTCGTCCTGCTGCTGGGTCTAGTGCTTTTGTTTGAGCTACAGATACTTCTGGGATCTGGCAACATGGAGGGAAGTTAAACATTTGCACATATGTTTATTTGAATACCTCCCATTCTAATGTTTCTCAGCTGGTTGCAAACCCCTTTAGGAAAATTCTAGCTACTGTAATCTATTACAGTATTTTGGTTTTATGCAACCTTATCTTCTCCATCACACCTCAGAGGGGAAGTACTTTGACCTCccctacatttatctgacagctttagtttctttatttgttgtgaATGATCTCCTTAATTTTCTCAACTACAGCTAaataaactttttaaaaagcctcttGTGTAGGATAAATGCATCATCACAAAGTTCAAAACAGGGCTGACTTTTAGAGATATTGTAAAATTGAGAGTTCTCTCAGGAAAACTGCGCTATATACACTGCGTTCCAAATTATTATGCAAGTGATATCTTTCTCAGATTTTCCTAAATAGTCGATGCAAATGATAATCAGTATAATTTTCAGGTCATCAACCGTTAGAGTATAATTCTAATTTTATTGAACACACTTCCCAATGATTACAGTATTCTTAAAAAGCTCAAATTGCACTGTTCCTAATGATTATGCACTACAgagtttcaaaacattttataggTTGTAAAGAACTAAAAATGGTCATTTGTTGAATTTGCAGCATTAGGAGGTCATATTTACTGAAATCAAAATCTATttcaatcaaaaacatgttaacagGCCAAGTTACACGTTAACATAGGACCCCTCCTTTGATATCACCTTCACTATTCTTACATCCATTGAACTTGTGAGTTTTTGGAGAGTTTCTGGTTGAATTTCTGTGCAGGTTGTCAGAATAGCCTCCCAGAGCTGCTGTTTTGATGTGAACTCCCACCCTCATAGATCTTTTGCCTTGGATGCTCTAAGGTTCTCAATAGGGTTGAGGTCAGGGGAAGATGGGGGCCACACCAGTTTCTCTCCTTTTATGCCCATAGCAGCCAATGACACAGAGGTATTCTTTGCAGCATGAGATGGTGCATTGTCATGCATCAAGATGATTTGACTACGGAAAGCACGGTTCTTCTTTTTGTACCACGGAAGAGAGTGGTCAGTGAGAAACTCTATATACTTTGCCGACGGTCATTTTCACACCTTCAGGGACCCTAAAGGGGCCTACCAGCTCTCCCTATGATCCCGGCCCAAAACATGACTCCGCCACCTCCTTGCTGATGTCGCAGCCATCCACTACTCCATCCATCTGGACCACCCAGGGTTGCACGACACTCAACTGTTAGTCTTCATGTATTTCTGAGCCCACAGCAACCGTTTCTGCTTGTGGGCATTGTTTAGGGGTGGCCGAATATTAGGGTCATGCACAACTGCAAACCTCTGGAGGATCCTACACCTTGAGGTTCGCGGGACTCCAGAGGCACCAGCGGCTTCAAATGCctgtttgctgctttgtaaTGGCTTTTTAGCAGCTGCTCTCCTAATCCGATGAATTTGTCTGGCAGAAACCTTCCTCATTATGCCTTTATCTGCACGAACCCGCCTGTGCTCTGAATCGGTCACAAATCTCCTCACAGTATGATGATCACGCTTAAGTTTTGGTGAAATATGTAATGTTTTCATAAGTTGTCCAATGTATTGCACTATTTGACGCTTTTCGGCAGCAGAGagatcctttttctttcccataTTGCTTGAAACCTGTGGCCTGCTTAATAACGTGGAACGTCCTTCTTAAGTAGTTTTCCTTTAATTGGGCTCACCTGGCAAACTATTTATCATAGGTGTCTGAGATAGATTTCAATGATCCAAAGAGCCCTGAGACACAATACCATCCATGagtttaattgaaaaacaaaaaatgtaatgtttatgaCACTTAAAtccaatttgcataataatttgGAACGCGGTGTAGTGTATTAATGCATTAAAGGAAGCACTACCTTGATCTACAATCACATCTAGAAACACCATATAGTATAACACA includes the following:
- the med17 gene encoding mediator of RNA polymerase II transcription subunit 17, which encodes MSGGSAVRVSIESTCEKQVQEVALDGTETYVPPLSMSQNLAKLAQRIDFSQGSDSEEDGVEGETRDREWNKQETEEEEGTVKFQPSLWPWDSVRNNLRSALTEMCVLHDVLSVVKEKKYMALDPVSQDPAANKTPQVFQLISKKKLLGTAAQLLLKGAEKLSKSVAENQENRRQRDFNSELLRLRSQWKLRKVGDKILGDLSYRSAGSLFPHHGTFEVIKNTDIDLDKKTPEDYCPLDVQIPSDLEGSAYIKVSIQKQSPDIGDLGTVNLFRRPPKTKAGTQQWHVKLEAAQNVLLCKEIFAQLSREAVQIKSQIPHIVVKNQIISQPFPGLQLSISLCHSTGEKKNHRASPEKPKPDDHLYVLEHNLHQMMREFHKQQLSSVVMPHPASAPFGHKRMRLAGPLAYDKAEISNLQQNEGLLEKIIKQAKHIFLRSRTARTIDSLASRIEDPQIQAHWSNINDVYESSVKVLITSQGYEQICKSIQLQLNIGVEQIRVVHRDGRVVTLSHQEQELQDFLLSQMSQHQVHAVQQLAKVMGWHVLSFSNHVGLGPVESIGNASAVTVASPNGEYAISVRNGPESGCKVLVQFPRSQTKELPKSDVIQDAKWSHLRGPSKEVHWSKMEGRNFVYKMELLMAALTPCP